The following proteins come from a genomic window of Canis aureus isolate CA01 chromosome 3, VMU_Caureus_v.1.0, whole genome shotgun sequence:
- the SIDT2 gene encoding SID1 transmembrane family member 2 isoform X1: protein MFAPALPFVALLVASAGGRPGALGPKNVSQKDAEFERTYADEVNGELVNIYTFNHTVTRNRTEGVRVSVNVLNKQKGAPLLFVVRQKEAVVSFQVPLILRGLYQRKYLYQKVERTLCQPPTKNESEVQYFYVDVSTLSPVNTTYQLRVSRMDDFVLRTGEQFSFNTTAAQPQYFKYEFPEGVDSVIVKVTSNKAFPCSVISIQDVLCPVYDLDNNVAFIGMYQTMTKKAAITVQRKDFPSNSFYVVVVVKTEDQACGGSLPFYPFVEDEPVDQGHRQKTLSVVVSRAVTSEAYVGGMLFCLGIFLSFYLLTILLACWENWRQRKKTLLVAMDRACPESASLLGHPRVLADSFPGSSPYEGYNYGSFENSSGSTDGLVDSMGTGDLSYGYQDRSLDPVGTRPRLDSMSSVEEDDYDTLTDIDSDKNVIRTKQYLYVADLARKDKRVLRKKYQIYFWNIATIAVFYALPVVQLVITYQTVVNVTGNQDICYYNFLCAHPLGNLSAFNNILSNLGYILLGLLFLLIILQREINHNRALLRNDLYALECGIPKHFGLFYAMGTALMMEGLLSACYHVCPNYTNFQFDTSFMYMIAGLCMLKLYQKRHPDINASAYSAYACLAIVIFFSVLGVVFGKGNTAFWIVFSIIHIIATLLLSTQLYYMGRWKLDSGICRRILHVLYTDCIRQCSGPLYVDRMVLLVMGNIINWSLAAYGLIMRPNDFASYLLAIGICNLLLYFAFYIIMKLRSGERIKLIPLLCIVCTSVVWGFALFFFFQGLSTWQKTPAESREHNRDCILLDFFDDHDIWHFLSSIAMFGSFLVLLTLDDDLDTVQRDKIYVF from the exons ATGTTCGCGCCGGCCCTGCCCTTCGTGGCGCTCCTGGTGGCCTCGGCCGGCGGCCGCCCGGGGGCCCTGGGGCCCAAGAACGTCTCGCAGAAAGACGCCGAGTTCGAGCGCACCTACGCGGACGAGGTCAACGGCGAGCTGGTCAACATCTACACCTTCAACCACACCGTGACTCGCAACCGG ACAGAAGGTGTGCGTGTGTCCGTGAATGTCCTGAACAAGCAGAAGGGGGCTCCTTTGCTGTTTGTGGTCCGCCAGAAGGAAGCTGTGGTGTccttccaggtgcccctaatcctGCGAGGGCT GTATCAGCGCAAGTACCTCTACCAAAAGGTGGAGCGAACGCTGTGCCAGCCCCCCACCAAGAATGAGTCCGAGGTCCAGTACTTCTACGTGGATGTGTCCACCCTGTCACCAGTCAACACCACATACCAGCTCCGGGTCAGCCGCATGGACGACTTTGTGCTCAG GACTGGGGAGCAGTTTAGCTTCAACACCACAGCAGCCCAGCCCCAG TACTTCAAGTATGAGTTCCCGGAGGGAGTGGACTCGGTGATTGTCAAGGTGACCTCCAACAAAGCCTTTCCCTGCTCAGTCATCTCCATCCAGGATGTCCTG TGCCCTGTCTATGACCTGGACAACAACGTAGCCTTCATCGGCATGTATCAGACTATGACCAAGAAGGCCGCCATCACTGTGCAG CGCAAAGACTTCCCCAGCAACAGCTTttacgtggtggtggtggtgaagactGAAGACCAGGCCTGTGGGGGCTCCTTGCCTTTCTACCCCTTTGTAGAAG ATGAACCGGTTGATCAAGGGCATCGCCAGAAAACCCTGTCAGTGGTGGTATCTCGGGCGGTCACGT CTGAGGCCTATGTTGGCGGTATGCTCTTTTGCCTGGGCATATTTCTCTCCTTCTATCTGCTGACTATCCTCCTGGCCTGTTGGGAGAACTGGAG gcagaggaagaagacgCTTCTGGTGGCCATGGACCGAGCCTGCCCAGAAAGCG cctctctccttg GTCACCCCCGGGTGCTCGCCGACTCCTTCCCTGGCAGCTCCCCTTACGAGGGCTATAACTATGGTTCCTTTG AGAACAGCTCGGGATCTACAGACGGCCTGGTGGATAGCATGGGCACTGGGGACCTCTCCTACGGCTACCAGG ATCGTTCCCTAGACCCTGTGGGCACTCGGCCACGCCTGGACTCCATGAGCTCTGTGGAGGAGGACGACTATGACACGTTGACTGACATTGATTCGGACAAGAATGTCATTCGCACCAAG CAATACCTCTACGTGGCCGACCTGGCCCGCAAGGACAAACGCGTCCTTCGGAAAAAGTACCAGATCTACTTCTG GAACATCGCCACCATCGCTGTCTTCTATGCGCTTCCGGTGGTGCAGCTGGTGATCACCTACCAGACG GTGGTGAACGTCACAGGGAATCAGGACATCTGCTACTACAACTTCCTCTGTGCTCACCCGCTGGGCAACCTCAG CGCCTTCAACAACATCCTGAGCAATCTGGGGTACATCCTGCTGGGGCTGCTGTTCCTGCTCATCATTCTGCAGCGAGAGATTAACCACAACCGGGCCCTGCTGCGCAATGACCTCTACGCCCTG GAATGTGGGATCCCAAAACACTTTGGCCTGTTCTATGCCATGGGCACAGCCCTGATGATGGAGGGGTTGCTTAGTGCCTGCTATCATGTCTGCCCCAACTATACCAACTTCCAGTTTG ACACGTCGTTCATGTACATGATTGCCGGGCTGTGCATGCTGAAGCTCTACCAGAAGCGGCACCCAGACATTAACGCCAGCGCCTACAGCGCCTATGCCTGCTTGGCCATCGTCATCTTCttctccgtgctgggtgtg GTCTTCGGCAAAGGAAACACAGCATTCTGGATAGTCTTCTCCATCATTCACATCATTGCCACCCTGCTCCTCAGCACACAGCTCTATTACATGGGCCGCTGGAAGCTGG ACTCCGGGATCTGCCGCCGCATCCTCCATGTGCTTTACACAGACTGCATCCGGCAGTGCAGTGGGCCCCTCTACGTG gACCGCATGGTGCTGCTGGTTATGGGCAACATTATCAACTGGTCGCT AGCTGCCTATGGGCTCATCATGCGCCCCAATGATTTCGCCTCCTACTTGTTGGCCATTGGCATCTGCAACCTGCTTCTCTACTTTGCCTTCTACATCATTATGAAG CTCCGCAGCGGGGAACGGATCAAGCTCATTCCCCTGCTCTGCATTGTCTGCACCTCCGTGGTGTGGGGCTTCgcactcttcttcttcttccagggACTCAGCACCTGGCAG
- the SIDT2 gene encoding SID1 transmembrane family member 2 isoform X2, whose product MFAPALPFVALLVASAGGRPGALGPKNVSQKDAEFERTYADEVNGELVNIYTFNHTVTRNRTEGVRVSVNVLNKQKGAPLLFVVRQKEAVVSFQVPLILRGLYQRKYLYQKVERTLCQPPTKNESEVQYFYVDVSTLSPVNTTYQLRVSRMDDFVLRTGEQFSFNTTAAQPQYFKYEFPEGVDSVIVKVTSNKAFPCSVISIQDVLCPVYDLDNNVAFIGMYQTMTKKAAITVQRKDFPSNSFYVVVVVKTEDQACGGSLPFYPFVEDEPVDQGHRQKTLSVVVSRAVTSEAYVGGMLFCLGIFLSFYLLTILLACWENWRQRKKTLLVAMDRACPESGHPRVLADSFPGSSPYEGYNYGSFENSSGSTDGLVDSMGTGDLSYGYQDRSLDPVGTRPRLDSMSSVEEDDYDTLTDIDSDKNVIRTKQYLYVADLARKDKRVLRKKYQIYFWNIATIAVFYALPVVQLVITYQTVVNVTGNQDICYYNFLCAHPLGNLSAFNNILSNLGYILLGLLFLLIILQREINHNRALLRNDLYALECGIPKHFGLFYAMGTALMMEGLLSACYHVCPNYTNFQFDTSFMYMIAGLCMLKLYQKRHPDINASAYSAYACLAIVIFFSVLGVVFGKGNTAFWIVFSIIHIIATLLLSTQLYYMGRWKLDSGICRRILHVLYTDCIRQCSGPLYVDRMVLLVMGNIINWSLAAYGLIMRPNDFASYLLAIGICNLLLYFAFYIIMKLRSGERIKLIPLLCIVCTSVVWGFALFFFFQGLSTWQKTPAESREHNRDCILLDFFDDHDIWHFLSSIAMFGSFLVLLTLDDDLDTVQRDKIYVF is encoded by the exons ATGTTCGCGCCGGCCCTGCCCTTCGTGGCGCTCCTGGTGGCCTCGGCCGGCGGCCGCCCGGGGGCCCTGGGGCCCAAGAACGTCTCGCAGAAAGACGCCGAGTTCGAGCGCACCTACGCGGACGAGGTCAACGGCGAGCTGGTCAACATCTACACCTTCAACCACACCGTGACTCGCAACCGG ACAGAAGGTGTGCGTGTGTCCGTGAATGTCCTGAACAAGCAGAAGGGGGCTCCTTTGCTGTTTGTGGTCCGCCAGAAGGAAGCTGTGGTGTccttccaggtgcccctaatcctGCGAGGGCT GTATCAGCGCAAGTACCTCTACCAAAAGGTGGAGCGAACGCTGTGCCAGCCCCCCACCAAGAATGAGTCCGAGGTCCAGTACTTCTACGTGGATGTGTCCACCCTGTCACCAGTCAACACCACATACCAGCTCCGGGTCAGCCGCATGGACGACTTTGTGCTCAG GACTGGGGAGCAGTTTAGCTTCAACACCACAGCAGCCCAGCCCCAG TACTTCAAGTATGAGTTCCCGGAGGGAGTGGACTCGGTGATTGTCAAGGTGACCTCCAACAAAGCCTTTCCCTGCTCAGTCATCTCCATCCAGGATGTCCTG TGCCCTGTCTATGACCTGGACAACAACGTAGCCTTCATCGGCATGTATCAGACTATGACCAAGAAGGCCGCCATCACTGTGCAG CGCAAAGACTTCCCCAGCAACAGCTTttacgtggtggtggtggtgaagactGAAGACCAGGCCTGTGGGGGCTCCTTGCCTTTCTACCCCTTTGTAGAAG ATGAACCGGTTGATCAAGGGCATCGCCAGAAAACCCTGTCAGTGGTGGTATCTCGGGCGGTCACGT CTGAGGCCTATGTTGGCGGTATGCTCTTTTGCCTGGGCATATTTCTCTCCTTCTATCTGCTGACTATCCTCCTGGCCTGTTGGGAGAACTGGAG gcagaggaagaagacgCTTCTGGTGGCCATGGACCGAGCCTGCCCAGAAAGCG GTCACCCCCGGGTGCTCGCCGACTCCTTCCCTGGCAGCTCCCCTTACGAGGGCTATAACTATGGTTCCTTTG AGAACAGCTCGGGATCTACAGACGGCCTGGTGGATAGCATGGGCACTGGGGACCTCTCCTACGGCTACCAGG ATCGTTCCCTAGACCCTGTGGGCACTCGGCCACGCCTGGACTCCATGAGCTCTGTGGAGGAGGACGACTATGACACGTTGACTGACATTGATTCGGACAAGAATGTCATTCGCACCAAG CAATACCTCTACGTGGCCGACCTGGCCCGCAAGGACAAACGCGTCCTTCGGAAAAAGTACCAGATCTACTTCTG GAACATCGCCACCATCGCTGTCTTCTATGCGCTTCCGGTGGTGCAGCTGGTGATCACCTACCAGACG GTGGTGAACGTCACAGGGAATCAGGACATCTGCTACTACAACTTCCTCTGTGCTCACCCGCTGGGCAACCTCAG CGCCTTCAACAACATCCTGAGCAATCTGGGGTACATCCTGCTGGGGCTGCTGTTCCTGCTCATCATTCTGCAGCGAGAGATTAACCACAACCGGGCCCTGCTGCGCAATGACCTCTACGCCCTG GAATGTGGGATCCCAAAACACTTTGGCCTGTTCTATGCCATGGGCACAGCCCTGATGATGGAGGGGTTGCTTAGTGCCTGCTATCATGTCTGCCCCAACTATACCAACTTCCAGTTTG ACACGTCGTTCATGTACATGATTGCCGGGCTGTGCATGCTGAAGCTCTACCAGAAGCGGCACCCAGACATTAACGCCAGCGCCTACAGCGCCTATGCCTGCTTGGCCATCGTCATCTTCttctccgtgctgggtgtg GTCTTCGGCAAAGGAAACACAGCATTCTGGATAGTCTTCTCCATCATTCACATCATTGCCACCCTGCTCCTCAGCACACAGCTCTATTACATGGGCCGCTGGAAGCTGG ACTCCGGGATCTGCCGCCGCATCCTCCATGTGCTTTACACAGACTGCATCCGGCAGTGCAGTGGGCCCCTCTACGTG gACCGCATGGTGCTGCTGGTTATGGGCAACATTATCAACTGGTCGCT AGCTGCCTATGGGCTCATCATGCGCCCCAATGATTTCGCCTCCTACTTGTTGGCCATTGGCATCTGCAACCTGCTTCTCTACTTTGCCTTCTACATCATTATGAAG CTCCGCAGCGGGGAACGGATCAAGCTCATTCCCCTGCTCTGCATTGTCTGCACCTCCGTGGTGTGGGGCTTCgcactcttcttcttcttccagggACTCAGCACCTGGCAG